One part of the Flavobacterium johnsoniae UW101 genome encodes these proteins:
- a CDS encoding HYR-like domain-containing protein, protein MEKQLLFLNNFLRDIKKIQFVVLFLLTSSIGLAQTITTNKTVTANAGNCGIIDVKVDITGANPITRNSDVVLAIDISGSMGNTISGDFKTSMDYAKDAALAFLNQAKANPQNRIAIVAYSTTASLKIGLTYLNATGVTQITNQINALQATNSTNIYAGIVRSETELETNGRFDCSTARAIILLTDGVTNVTGTSGNTNCNVSKTSQCVTDAINAATNAKTTTKSSVVYNNQVFSVGLFGGISGNINTNNSDQNIAKYTLDNIQGSAAYITQSGANLTAIYNQIATQISWIAQSLIAKETIIPGFIIGGITSTKGTASLSGQVITWNTDFLNSETISLTYQLTPTGSACGNQTVSTSTLNYQNSSCVNDSKTITSPSYFVPCAPVITGVLTACGSTTLTASTNASSPTYVWYKDNAVLAGQTSSTLTATASGVYKVKVKNGVTNCELTSADSTVSISPAAALIAPANANISGCSTAAITGLPYSTASSNITLAQLNTAGGSLSNSSSIGSYTISYSDTASGTCPTIVTRTFKVTTGCGNVTAVQTITIQDTTAPTWTTASNALNVTLQCSDTAGLATAQNQAPTATDNCGGTVTYTKTSGAFSAGTCVNSGMYTNTWTAKDVCNNTSTVFTQIITIQDTTAPTWTTQANALNVTLQCSDTAGLATAQNQAPTATDNCDGTVTYTKTSGAFSAGTCANSGTYTNTWTAKDICNNTSTVFTQIITIQDTTAPTWTTQANALNITLQCSDTAGLATAQNQAPTATDNCGGTVTYTKTSGIFSVGNCANSGTYTNTWTAKDICNNTSTVFTQVITIQDTTAPTWTTQANALNVTLQCSDIAGLATAQNQAPTATDTCGGTVTYTKTSGAFTAGTCANSGTYTNTWIAKDICNNTSTVFTQIITIEDTTAPTWTTASNALNVTLQCSDTAGLATAQNQAPTATDTCGGTVTYTKTSGIFSVGNCANSGTYTNTWTAKDICNNTSTVFTQIITIEDTTAPNWTTQANALNVTLQCSDTAGLATAQNQAPTATDNCGGTVTYTKTSGAFSAGTCANSGTYTNTWTAKDICNNTSTVFTQVITIQDTTAPTWTTASNALNVTLQCSDTVGLATAQNQAPTATDNCGGTVTYTKTSGIFSVGNCANSGTYTNTWTAKDICNNTSTVFTQVITIQDTSIPTWTTQAGSLDRTIECSNQQALASAQALFPTASGACDIDLTNITKVSGQFTASQGCGNAGTYTNTWTLKDDCGNTSETFTQVITIQDTTAPTWTTQAGSLNQTIECSNSEALALAQALFPTASDLCDADVTNITKVSGQFTASQGCGNAGTYTNTWTVKDDCGNTSETFTQVITIQDTTAPTWTTQAGSLNQTIECSNSEALASAQALYPTASDLCDADVTNITKVSGQFTASQGCGNAGTYTNTWTVKDDCGNTSETFTQVITIQDTTAPVFTGELPGNITVSCDAVPEPANMEAADNCNSNLPIVFTETKSDIQNECGSNYTLTRTWKTSDCSNNVVSHTQIITVRDTTAPTGTAPSNIADLQSTTQIPAGNPADITDAADNCSGNVTVTVSDTNNGGSGCEGSPYILTRTYTLSDCAGNKTELVQTFTVENKVSVSGIATNTSCFGGNDGSISVTNSPGSTVIIRNDKNEVVGNANLPAGTYTLTAASPVSETQNCTASTTVVITQPEYTVKISGHIINVDTHTGIANVPVTLIPQSPTTGPILLKLTGQDGSYSFSGMPSGNYLVQVQDANLNSAYQLYPVDSSLFFTALQDCIIQKHDFEYGSSTLPVLGDYVWYDVNSNGIQDEWYDANNDGIVTKNIPDGNGAIDYSLWEWIDFNGDGSYQGPSNVGELNAGGFGNALSPNIIIDGPNGYHEEVIVGIQGFWRDRPETANPYGDYTVKLVKDANFDAVAAALGATGLVKTLPALADKKITGKTGKAQLHTICSTTSASSLIAAVTPEDLVHLDLDFGVNCKTYLDIAANDDSAGPVAGVNNVTHNVLNVLTNDTLEGAIVTPSDVVITTVTPNEFLQLNPDGSVDVLPNAPVGTLTLVYQICEADETSNCDTATVTITIEAPVMTVTAASICVNDVPYLDYVVTPVNFTPVNGVTIAWANAQNTVITTMTNLALSGRVLWPGAVVDENGKGIDWPGWVFENNKWIQAPDGFESLRPMVNLTISVNPSETITVSYPPADPFCTARPTFVILANDDTPQPITGPAGVTNIINVLNNDTLNNSPINLNDITLTTVTPDPKGVLTLNPDGSVDVAANAPGGTYTLTYQICEKADAGNCDTAVVTVTILNSPVNANDDNYANIGCNTFGLVGNVLSNDLKGQLPATLQLVNFTLLSGNNNAKTDPNITIDASGNVNVSSLTPAGTYTYMYRICDKLSAENCDTAIVTITVAPNGTSNITSEACNDDTTLLNLSNLLPEGTPITGTWFDTNDTRALQGNILNAHGLALGNYQFEYKITNENCPRSILLTMEVNDDCKVLACENILVHNAFSPNGDGKNDVFLIDGIGDLTCYPENTVEIYNRWGILVFETHNYNNTTNAFDGTSRGRTTIRQSEGLPTGTYFYIVTYKSVDGNNVIQNNKKEGYLYLSK, encoded by the coding sequence ATGGAAAAACAATTACTTTTTTTAAACAATTTTTTACGAGATATAAAAAAAATACAATTTGTTGTATTATTTCTTCTGACATCATCGATAGGTTTAGCACAAACAATAACAACAAACAAAACTGTAACAGCAAATGCTGGCAATTGCGGTATTATTGATGTTAAAGTCGATATTACAGGTGCAAACCCAATTACCCGAAATTCAGATGTAGTTCTGGCTATTGACATATCCGGAAGTATGGGTAATACTATTTCGGGAGATTTTAAAACCTCGATGGATTATGCTAAAGATGCCGCATTGGCATTTCTAAATCAGGCAAAAGCAAATCCGCAAAACCGAATTGCAATTGTTGCGTACAGCACAACTGCCAGCCTAAAAATAGGTTTAACTTATTTGAATGCAACAGGTGTAACACAGATAACAAATCAAATTAATGCTTTGCAGGCCACTAATTCTACCAACATTTATGCTGGAATTGTGAGATCTGAAACTGAATTGGAAACTAATGGCCGATTTGACTGCAGCACTGCAAGAGCTATAATTTTACTGACAGATGGAGTTACAAACGTAACAGGCACTAGTGGTAATACAAACTGTAATGTGAGTAAAACATCGCAATGTGTTACTGATGCTATAAATGCGGCAACAAATGCCAAAACAACTACAAAATCTAGTGTTGTTTATAACAATCAGGTTTTTTCTGTGGGGCTTTTTGGCGGTATCAGTGGTAACATTAACACCAACAACAGCGATCAGAATATTGCTAAGTATACTCTGGACAATATTCAGGGAAGCGCCGCATACATTACACAAAGCGGTGCTAATTTGACTGCAATTTACAATCAGATTGCTACTCAGATTTCATGGATTGCCCAAAGTCTGATTGCAAAAGAAACTATTATCCCTGGTTTTATTATTGGAGGAATAACATCAACAAAAGGAACGGCTTCGTTATCTGGACAAGTGATTACATGGAATACTGATTTTTTAAACTCTGAAACTATATCTTTAACGTATCAGCTGACTCCAACGGGAAGTGCCTGCGGCAATCAAACTGTAAGCACTTCTACTTTGAATTATCAAAATTCGTCCTGTGTTAATGATTCAAAGACGATCACCAGTCCAAGTTATTTTGTTCCGTGTGCACCCGTAATCACGGGTGTTTTAACAGCATGCGGATCTACAACTTTGACAGCTTCTACAAACGCTTCTTCTCCAACCTATGTTTGGTATAAAGACAATGCTGTATTAGCTGGACAAACTTCTTCTACCCTTACAGCAACAGCGAGCGGGGTTTATAAAGTAAAGGTGAAAAATGGGGTTACAAATTGTGAATTAACTTCAGCAGATTCTACTGTATCAATAAGTCCGGCAGCAGCGCTTATCGCTCCTGCAAATGCAAATATTTCTGGATGCAGCACAGCAGCAATAACCGGACTTCCGTATAGTACTGCCAGCAGCAATATTACTCTTGCACAATTAAACACTGCCGGCGGATCATTGTCTAACAGTTCTTCGATTGGAAGTTATACTATATCCTACTCTGATACTGCATCAGGAACATGCCCAACAATAGTAACCCGAACATTTAAAGTTACTACTGGCTGTGGAAATGTTACAGCTGTACAGACAATTACAATTCAGGATACTACTGCACCGACTTGGACTACAGCTTCAAATGCATTAAATGTTACTTTACAATGCAGTGATACAGCAGGATTGGCAACGGCTCAAAACCAAGCGCCGACTGCAACGGATAACTGCGGTGGAACTGTTACGTATACTAAAACAAGCGGTGCTTTTTCAGCAGGAACCTGTGTCAACTCTGGAATGTATACTAATACCTGGACTGCAAAAGACGTCTGTAATAATACTTCAACTGTATTTACTCAGATAATTACGATTCAAGATACTACTGCGCCGACTTGGACAACTCAGGCAAATGCGTTAAATGTTACTTTGCAATGCAGTGATACAGCAGGATTGGCAACTGCTCAAAACCAAGCACCGACTGCTACTGATAACTGCGACGGAACCGTGACGTATACTAAAACAAGTGGTGCTTTCTCAGCAGGAACCTGCGCTAATTCTGGAACATACACCAATACTTGGACCGCAAAAGATATCTGTAATAATACTTCAACCGTATTTACTCAGATAATTACAATTCAAGATACTACTGCACCTACTTGGACAACTCAGGCAAATGCGCTAAATATCACTTTACAATGCAGTGACACCGCAGGATTGGCAACGGCTCAAAACCAAGCGCCGACTGCAACGGATAACTGCGGCGGAACTGTTACGTATACCAAAACGAGCGGTATTTTCAGTGTAGGTAATTGTGCCAATTCTGGAACTTATACTAATACCTGGACTGCAAAAGACATCTGCAATAACACCTCAACTGTATTTACTCAGGTAATTACAATCCAAGATACTACTGCACCGACTTGGACAACTCAGGCAAATGCATTAAATGTTACATTACAATGCAGTGATATTGCAGGATTGGCAACAGCTCAAAACCAAGCGCCGACTGCAACGGATACCTGTGGCGGAACTGTAACCTATACCAAAACAAGCGGTGCTTTTACAGCAGGAACCTGTGCCAACTCTGGAACGTATACTAATACCTGGATCGCAAAAGATATCTGCAATAATACTTCAACCGTATTTACTCAGATAATAACTATTGAAGATACTACTGCACCAACTTGGACTACAGCTTCAAATGCATTAAATGTTACTTTACAATGCAGTGATACAGCAGGATTGGCAACGGCTCAAAACCAAGCGCCGACTGCAACGGATACCTGTGGCGGAACTGTAACCTATACCAAAACAAGCGGTATTTTCAGTGTAGGCAATTGTGCCAATTCCGGAACGTATACTAACACTTGGACTGCGAAAGATATCTGCAATAATACTTCAACCGTATTTACTCAGATAATAACTATTGAAGATACTACTGCACCGAATTGGACAACTCAGGCAAATGCGTTAAATGTTACATTACAATGCAGTGATACAGCAGGATTAGCAACGGCTCAAAACCAAGCACCGACTGCAACGGATAACTGCGGCGGAACTGTTACGTATACCAAAACAAGCGGTGCTTTTTCAGCAGGAACCTGTGCCAACTCTGGAACGTATACTAATACCTGGACTGCAAAAGATATTTGTAATAATACCTCAACTGTATTTACTCAGGTAATTACAATCCAAGATACTACTGCACCGACTTGGACTACAGCTTCAAATGCATTAAACGTTACATTGCAATGCAGTGATACAGTAGGATTAGCAACGGCTCAAAACCAAGCGCCGACTGCTACTGATAACTGCGGCGGAACTGTAACGTATACTAAAACAAGCGGTATTTTCAGTGTAGGCAATTGTGCCAATTCTGGAACGTATACTAACACTTGGACTGCGAAAGATATCTGCAATAATACCTCAACTGTATTCACTCAGGTAATTACGATTCAGGATACGAGTATACCTACATGGACAACTCAGGCAGGTTCTTTAGACAGAACTATTGAATGCAGTAACCAGCAGGCTTTGGCATCAGCTCAAGCTTTGTTTCCAACTGCTTCTGGTGCTTGTGATATCGATTTAACGAATATTACTAAAGTAAGCGGACAGTTTACAGCTTCACAAGGGTGCGGAAATGCAGGAACTTATACTAACACTTGGACTCTAAAAGATGATTGCGGCAACACTTCTGAAACTTTTACTCAGGTGATTACAATTCAGGATACAACTGCTCCAACCTGGACAACTCAAGCGGGTTCTTTAAACCAAACTATTGAATGCAGTAACTCAGAAGCTCTGGCTTTGGCGCAAGCCTTATTTCCAACAGCTTCAGATTTATGCGATGCTGATGTAACCAATATTACTAAAGTAAGCGGACAGTTTACAGCTTCGCAAGGGTGCGGAAATGCAGGAACTTACACTAACACTTGGACTGTAAAAGATGATTGTGGCAACACTTCTGAAACTTTCACTCAGGTGATTACAATTCAGGATACAACTGCTCCAACCTGGACAACTCAAGCAGGTTCATTAAACCAAACTATTGAATGCAGCAATTCAGAAGCTCTGGCTTCTGCGCAAGCCTTATATCCAACAGCTTCAGATTTATGCGATGCTGATGTAACCAATATTACTAAAGTAAGCGGACAGTTTACAGCTTCGCAAGGATGCGGAAATGCAGGAACTTACACTAATACTTGGACCGTAAAAGATGACTGTGGCAACACTTCTGAAACTTTTACTCAGGTGATTACAATTCAGGATACAACAGCTCCAGTATTTACTGGAGAACTTCCCGGCAATATTACAGTTTCTTGTGACGCTGTTCCAGAACCAGCCAATATGGAAGCTGCTGATAATTGCAACAGCAATTTACCAATCGTGTTTACAGAGACAAAAAGTGATATTCAAAACGAATGCGGTTCAAATTATACTCTTACCCGCACATGGAAAACCAGTGATTGCAGCAATAATGTAGTTTCACATACCCAAATAATAACTGTAAGAGATACTACAGCGCCAACAGGAACTGCTCCTTCGAATATTGCAGATTTACAAAGCACTACACAAATTCCTGCGGGAAATCCTGCTGATATTACAGACGCGGCTGATAATTGCAGCGGAAACGTTACGGTTACAGTCTCTGATACTAACAACGGAGGAAGCGGCTGCGAAGGAAGTCCGTATATTTTAACCAGAACGTATACGTTGTCTGATTGTGCTGGCAATAAAACTGAATTGGTTCAAACTTTTACAGTTGAAAACAAAGTTTCTGTAAGCGGAATTGCCACAAATACAAGCTGTTTTGGCGGAAACGACGGTTCAATTTCAGTAACCAATAGTCCTGGATCGACAGTTATCATTAGAAATGATAAAAACGAAGTGGTAGGAAATGCAAATTTACCAGCTGGTACTTATACCCTTACTGCAGCATCTCCTGTAAGTGAAACTCAAAATTGTACAGCAAGCACAACGGTTGTCATTACACAGCCTGAATATACTGTAAAAATTTCTGGCCACATTATCAATGTTGACACTCATACCGGAATTGCAAATGTACCTGTTACTTTAATTCCGCAAAGTCCAACTACTGGTCCAATATTATTAAAACTAACAGGACAAGACGGAAGCTACAGCTTTTCTGGAATGCCTTCAGGAAATTATTTAGTTCAGGTTCAGGATGCCAATTTAAACAGCGCTTATCAATTGTATCCGGTAGATTCGAGTTTGTTCTTTACTGCACTTCAAGATTGTATTATTCAAAAACATGATTTTGAATACGGATCATCCACTTTACCTGTTTTGGGAGATTATGTTTGGTATGACGTAAACAGCAACGGAATTCAGGATGAATGGTATGATGCCAATAATGACGGAATCGTAACCAAAAATATTCCTGACGGAAACGGAGCAATCGATTATAGCCTTTGGGAATGGATTGATTTTAATGGTGACGGAAGTTATCAAGGACCTTCGAATGTGGGCGAATTAAACGCCGGAGGTTTTGGAAATGCTCTTAGTCCGAATATTATAATTGACGGACCAAACGGCTATCATGAAGAAGTTATTGTTGGAATTCAGGGATTTTGGAGAGATCGTCCGGAAACCGCAAATCCTTATGGAGATTATACTGTCAAATTAGTAAAAGATGCCAATTTTGACGCTGTTGCAGCGGCATTAGGAGCAACCGGACTTGTAAAAACACTTCCTGCTTTGGCTGATAAAAAAATAACTGGTAAAACCGGTAAAGCACAATTGCATACCATTTGTTCTACAACTAGTGCCAGCAGTTTAATCGCAGCAGTTACACCTGAAGATTTAGTTCATTTAGATCTTGATTTTGGCGTAAACTGTAAAACTTACTTAGATATTGCTGCTAATGATGACAGCGCCGGGCCAGTTGCTGGTGTAAATAATGTTACACATAACGTATTGAATGTTTTAACAAATGATACGCTTGAAGGTGCAATTGTAACTCCTTCTGATGTCGTTATTACAACCGTGACACCAAATGAGTTTTTACAATTAAATCCTGATGGTTCTGTTGATGTACTGCCAAACGCACCGGTTGGAACTTTAACATTAGTATACCAAATTTGCGAAGCCGATGAAACTTCAAATTGTGATACTGCAACAGTTACGATTACAATAGAAGCTCCGGTTATGACTGTTACAGCAGCATCGATTTGTGTAAACGATGTTCCTTACCTTGATTACGTAGTAACTCCTGTGAATTTTACACCAGTAAACGGCGTAACAATTGCGTGGGCAAATGCTCAAAATACAGTAATAACTACTATGACCAATCTGGCACTTTCTGGCAGAGTTTTATGGCCGGGAGCTGTGGTTGATGAAAACGGAAAAGGTATAGACTGGCCAGGCTGGGTTTTCGAAAACAATAAATGGATTCAGGCACCAGATGGTTTCGAATCATTGCGCCCAATGGTTAACCTAACAATATCTGTAAATCCAAGTGAAACTATTACTGTTAGTTATCCGCCGGCAGATCCGTTTTGTACAGCCAGACCAACATTTGTAATTCTTGCAAATGATGATACACCTCAGCCTATTACCGGTCCGGCAGGAGTTACTAACATCATCAATGTATTAAATAACGACACATTAAATAATAGTCCGATTAATTTAAATGATATTACGCTGACAACTGTAACTCCAGACCCAAAAGGAGTTTTAACACTGAATCCTGATGGTTCTGTTGATGTAGCAGCAAATGCTCCGGGCGGCACTTACACTTTAACGTATCAAATCTGTGAAAAAGCCGATGCAGGAAATTGCGACACAGCAGTCGTAACAGTAACCATTCTTAATTCTCCTGTAAATGCTAACGATGATAATTATGCCAATATTGGATGCAATACGTTTGGTTTAGTTGGAAATGTTTTAAGTAATGACTTAAAAGGACAACTTCCTGCAACATTACAATTGGTAAACTTTACATTATTGAGCGGAAACAATAACGCAAAAACAGATCCTAATATAACAATAGACGCTTCTGGAAATGTAAATGTATCTAGTTTAACACCAGCTGGAACTTACACATACATGTATCGCATTTGCGATAAGTTAAGTGCCGAAAACTGCGACACTGCAATTGTCACTATCACTGTTGCGCCAAATGGTACATCAAACATTACGAGTGAGGCCTGTAACGATGATACGACGTTATTGAACTTGTCAAATTTATTACCAGAAGGAACACCAATAACAGGAACCTGGTTCGACACAAACGATACCAGAGCATTACAGGGAAATATTCTAAATGCGCATGGTTTAGCACTTGGCAATTATCAATTTGAATACAAAATTACCAATGAGAATTGTCCAAGAAGTATTCTTCTTACTATGGAAGTAAACGACGACTGTAAAGTATTGGCATGCGAAAACATCTTAGTACACAATGCTTTTTCACCAAACGGTGACGGAAAAAATGATGTTTTTTTAATCGACGGTATTGGAGATTTAACTTGTTATCCCGAAAACACTGTAGAAATTTATAACCGCTGGGGAATATTAGTATTTGAAACTCACAACTACAATAATACAACCAATGCGTTTGACGGAACTTCGAGAGGAAGAACTACTATAAGACAATCTGAAGGTCTTCCAACCGGGACCTATTTCTATATCGTGACTTATAAATCAGTAGACGGAAACAATGTTATTCAGAATAACAAAAAAGAAGGGTATTTATATCTGTCTAAATAG